In the genome of Ensifer adhaerens, one region contains:
- a CDS encoding fructose transport system ATP-binding protein: MSQEPILKARGLVKRYGRVTALDQADFDLYPGEILAVIGDNGAGKSSLIKALSGAVTPDEGEIHLDGQKVQFSSPMQAREAGIETVYQNLALSPALSIADNMFLGREIRRKGPLGNVFRLLDHKEMQRVAREKLSELGLMTIQNINQAVETLSGGQRQGVAVARAAAFGSKVVIMDEPTAALGVKESRRVLELILDVRSRGLPIVLISHNMPHVFEVADRIHIHRLGKRLTVINPKEYSMSDAVALMTGAMAPKEAA; encoded by the coding sequence ATGTCTCAGGAACCCATTCTCAAGGCTCGTGGTCTCGTCAAGCGTTATGGCCGCGTGACCGCTCTCGATCAGGCTGATTTCGATCTCTATCCGGGCGAGATCCTGGCCGTCATCGGCGATAACGGCGCCGGCAAGTCTTCGCTCATCAAGGCGCTTTCGGGCGCGGTAACCCCGGACGAGGGGGAAATCCATCTGGACGGGCAGAAGGTGCAGTTCTCCTCGCCGATGCAGGCTCGCGAAGCCGGTATCGAAACGGTTTACCAGAACCTCGCGCTGTCGCCGGCTCTGTCGATCGCCGATAACATGTTCCTCGGCCGCGAAATCCGCCGCAAGGGTCCACTCGGCAATGTGTTTCGCCTGCTCGACCACAAGGAAATGCAGCGCGTGGCCCGAGAAAAGCTCTCCGAACTGGGCCTGATGACGATCCAGAACATCAACCAGGCGGTGGAAACGCTTTCGGGCGGCCAGCGTCAGGGCGTGGCAGTGGCCCGTGCCGCCGCCTTCGGCTCCAAGGTTGTGATCATGGACGAGCCGACGGCTGCTCTCGGCGTGAAGGAATCGCGCCGCGTTCTCGAACTCATCCTCGACGTCCGCTCGCGCGGACTGCCGATCGTGCTCATCTCGCACAACATGCCGCATGTGTTCGAAGTGGCCGACCGCATCCACATTCACCGCCTCGGCAAGCGTCTCACCGTCATCAATCCGAAGGAATATTCCATGTCGGACGCTGTCGCCCTGATGACCGGCGCCATGGCGCCGAAGGAAGCCGCATAA
- a CDS encoding fructose transport system permease protein has protein sequence MAAMQEFEKVIEQSDKNVASFKQHTPLQRLQHFLHSTPAAVPAIVLVAAIIIFGVLKGDRFFSAYTMTLILQQIAIVGILAAGQTLVVLVAGIDLSIGVVMVIASVVMGNCAVVYGLPAPISIAIGFLVGAAAGLLNGFLVAFMRLPPFIVTLGTWYIVMATNFIYSDNATIRDADITANAPFLHFFGLSFQAGGAVFTLGVVVMVLLVVVLWIALNHTAWGRHLYAVGDDPDAAELAGIRTKRVLMSTYMLAGIIAALAAWVSIGRNGSISPSSAVTEYNLQSITAAVIGGISLFGGRGSILGTLIGAMIVGVVSMGLNMLGADPQWKVFLTGVLIITAVAVDQWIRKVAG, from the coding sequence ATGGCTGCGATGCAGGAATTCGAAAAAGTCATCGAGCAGAGCGACAAGAACGTCGCCAGCTTCAAACAACATACGCCGCTTCAGCGCTTGCAGCATTTCCTGCATTCAACGCCGGCAGCGGTTCCCGCCATCGTGCTGGTGGCGGCCATCATCATCTTCGGCGTGCTGAAGGGCGACCGCTTCTTCTCGGCCTACACGATGACGCTCATTCTCCAGCAGATCGCCATCGTCGGCATCCTGGCTGCGGGCCAGACGTTGGTCGTTCTCGTGGCAGGCATCGATCTGTCGATCGGGGTCGTCATGGTGATCGCATCGGTGGTCATGGGCAATTGCGCCGTGGTCTACGGACTTCCGGCCCCGATTTCCATTGCCATCGGCTTCCTTGTCGGCGCCGCGGCCGGCCTGCTGAACGGGTTTCTGGTCGCCTTCATGCGCTTGCCACCGTTCATCGTGACGCTCGGCACCTGGTATATCGTCATGGCGACGAACTTCATCTATTCGGACAACGCCACGATCCGGGATGCCGACATCACCGCCAATGCGCCGTTCCTGCACTTCTTCGGCCTGAGCTTCCAGGCGGGCGGGGCCGTGTTCACCCTCGGCGTGGTCGTGATGGTCCTGTTGGTTGTTGTCCTTTGGATCGCGCTCAACCATACCGCCTGGGGCCGACATCTCTATGCCGTGGGCGACGACCCGGATGCGGCGGAGCTCGCCGGTATCCGCACCAAGCGCGTGCTGATGTCGACCTACATGCTTGCGGGCATCATCGCGGCGCTCGCCGCCTGGGTGTCCATCGGCCGCAACGGCTCGATCTCGCCGTCCTCGGCCGTGACTGAATATAACCTGCAATCCATCACCGCAGCCGTGATCGGCGGCATCTCGCTCTTCGGCGGGCGCGGCTCCATCCTCGGCACGCTGATCGGCGCCATGATCGTCGGTGTCGTCTCGATGGGTCTGAACATGCTGGGTGCAGACCCGCAGTGGAAGGTCTTCCTGACCGGTGTTCTCATCATCACGGCGGTTGCCGTTGACCAGTGGATCAGAAAGGTGGCTGGCTAA